From Frankiales bacterium, one genomic window encodes:
- a CDS encoding YifB family Mg chelatase-like AAA ATPase, with product MARTRGVVLLGVDGHVIGVEAHVSIGVSGFSVVGLADKLVTEARDRCRSAVLNTGLEWPGPKITVGLSPAELPKRGPTLDLAIALALLAASGQVPQATAHESVVVGELGLDGRVRPVRGALVAALAARAAGARSFIVPAANVAEASLVPGLVVHGVRSLADLVALVRGVDPPEPADPLEPDPTPPVPPRPVPDLVDVRGQHEARAALELAAAGGHHLAMTGPPGVGKTMLAERLPGLLPALDEQAALEVTAIHSVAGRLGGGGRLITVPPFEAPHHTATHAAMVGGGSGVPRVGLVSLAHRGVLFLDEAPEFDASALDALRQPLESGEMVVTRSAFSVTFPARFHLVLAMNPCPCGRGGDVERGARATACVCTPQQRRRYLSRISGPLLDRVDLRVALVRPTLADLEFGASSAEPTVAVAARVATARERAARRLAGTPWRVNADVPGPVVRRQFGLDRDAAEPLDTALSRGLVSARAADRIVRVAWTVADLAGRDRPDRSDVGTALLHRDVGTTWAA from the coding sequence GTGGCCCGCACCCGCGGGGTCGTCCTGCTCGGCGTCGACGGCCACGTCATCGGGGTCGAGGCGCACGTGTCGATCGGCGTCTCGGGCTTCTCGGTGGTCGGCCTGGCGGACAAGCTCGTCACCGAGGCGCGCGACCGATGCCGGTCCGCCGTGCTCAACACCGGCCTGGAGTGGCCCGGGCCCAAGATCACTGTGGGTCTCTCGCCCGCCGAGCTGCCCAAGCGCGGCCCGACGCTCGACCTCGCGATCGCGCTGGCGCTGCTGGCGGCCAGCGGCCAGGTGCCGCAGGCCACCGCCCACGAGTCCGTCGTCGTCGGCGAGCTGGGCCTCGACGGCCGGGTGCGCCCGGTGCGCGGCGCGCTCGTGGCCGCCCTGGCGGCGCGGGCGGCCGGGGCCCGGTCGTTCATCGTGCCCGCCGCCAACGTCGCCGAGGCGTCCCTCGTGCCCGGCCTGGTCGTTCACGGCGTGCGGTCCCTCGCCGACCTCGTCGCCCTCGTGCGCGGCGTCGACCCGCCGGAGCCGGCGGACCCGCTCGAGCCGGACCCGACGCCCCCCGTGCCGCCGCGGCCGGTGCCGGACCTGGTCGACGTGCGCGGCCAGCACGAGGCCCGGGCCGCGCTCGAGCTCGCGGCCGCCGGCGGGCACCACCTGGCGATGACCGGGCCGCCCGGCGTCGGCAAGACCATGCTGGCCGAGCGGCTGCCGGGCCTGCTCCCGGCGCTCGACGAGCAGGCCGCGCTCGAGGTGACCGCGATCCACTCCGTGGCCGGCCGCCTCGGGGGAGGCGGGCGGCTCATCACGGTGCCGCCGTTCGAGGCGCCCCACCACACGGCCACCCACGCCGCGATGGTCGGCGGGGGCTCCGGCGTGCCGCGCGTGGGGCTGGTGTCGCTGGCCCACCGCGGGGTGCTCTTCCTCGACGAGGCCCCCGAGTTCGACGCGAGCGCCCTCGACGCCCTGCGCCAGCCGCTGGAGTCCGGCGAGATGGTGGTCACCCGCTCGGCCTTCTCGGTCACCTTCCCGGCCCGGTTCCACCTCGTCCTGGCGATGAACCCGTGCCCGTGCGGGCGCGGCGGCGACGTGGAGCGAGGGGCGCGGGCGACGGCGTGCGTGTGCACGCCCCAGCAGCGCCGGCGCTACCTCTCGCGCATCAGCGGGCCGCTGCTCGACCGGGTCGACCTGCGGGTCGCCCTCGTGCGCCCCACCCTGGCCGACCTCGAGTTCGGGGCGTCGTCGGCCGAGCCCACGGTGGCGGTCGCCGCGCGCGTGGCCACCGCGCGCGAGCGCGCGGCCCGGCGCCTGGCGGGCACGCCCTGGCGGGTGAACGCCGACGTCCCCGGCCCGGTGGTGCGCCGCCAGTTCGGGCTCGACCGCGACGCCGCGGAGCCGCTGGACACCGCGCTGTCCCGCGGGCTGGTCTCGGCCCGGGCGGCCGACCGGATCGTGCGCGTCGCGTGGACGGTCGCCGACCTCGCCGGCCGCGACCGCCCGGACCGCTCCGACGTCGGCACCGCGCTGCTGCACCGCGACGTGGGGACCACGTGGGCGGCCTGA
- the dprA gene encoding DNA-protecting protein DprA — translation MGGLTPAPAPAPDDERRDRALLTRVCEPGDRQVARLVREHGAGGALALLRAADPAVRTPERYLARLEAADVDADLARLARVDGRVVVPGDLEWPTQLDDLGELAPLALWVRGAADLRMSALRSVAVVGARAATSYGTYVASTLAGDLALSGWTVVSGGAYGIDAAAHTGALAGGGVTVAVLACGVDVAYPQRHDALFARVAADGVLVSEVPPGSAPHRGRFLVRNRVIAALTRGTLVVEAALRSGSLSTARDAERLGRPVLVVPGPVTSPMSQGVHRELRRGAVPVTCAAEVVEAVGELGTDLAPEPESPVRPSDRLDPIAARVLDAVPVRRPATADSIARTAGLTPAETSAALGLLELEGFVRRGPQGWSLPPRRGAPR, via the coding sequence GTGGGCGGCCTGACGCCGGCGCCCGCGCCGGCACCGGACGACGAGCGACGGGATCGCGCCCTGCTGACCCGCGTGTGCGAGCCCGGCGACCGCCAGGTGGCGCGACTGGTCCGCGAGCACGGTGCCGGGGGCGCGCTGGCCCTCCTGCGCGCCGCCGACCCCGCTGTCCGGACGCCCGAGCGCTACCTCGCCCGGCTCGAGGCCGCCGACGTCGACGCCGACCTCGCCCGGCTGGCCCGCGTCGACGGCCGGGTGGTGGTCCCCGGCGACCTCGAGTGGCCCACCCAGCTCGACGACCTCGGCGAGCTGGCCCCGCTCGCGCTGTGGGTGCGCGGCGCGGCCGACCTGCGCATGTCCGCCCTGAGGTCGGTGGCGGTGGTGGGCGCCCGGGCCGCCACCTCCTACGGCACCTACGTCGCCTCCACGCTCGCCGGCGACCTCGCGCTCTCGGGCTGGACCGTTGTGTCCGGCGGGGCCTACGGCATCGACGCCGCCGCCCACACCGGCGCGCTGGCCGGCGGCGGCGTCACCGTGGCGGTGCTGGCGTGCGGCGTCGACGTCGCCTACCCGCAGCGTCACGACGCCCTGTTCGCCCGCGTCGCCGCCGACGGCGTGCTGGTCTCGGAGGTGCCCCCCGGCTCCGCCCCGCACCGGGGGCGGTTCCTGGTGCGCAACCGGGTCATCGCGGCGCTCACCCGCGGCACCCTGGTGGTCGAGGCGGCGCTGCGCTCCGGGTCGCTGTCGACCGCGCGCGACGCCGAGCGGCTCGGCCGGCCGGTGCTCGTCGTGCCGGGGCCGGTCACCTCGCCGATGTCGCAGGGGGTGCACCGCGAGCTGCGCCGGGGCGCGGTGCCGGTCACGTGCGCCGCGGAGGTGGTGGAGGCCGTGGGGGAGCTCGGCACCGACCTGGCCCCCGAGCCGGAGTCACCCGTTCGGCCCAGCGACCGGCTCGACCCGATCGCCGCCCGGGTGCTCGACGCCGTGCCCGTGCGCCGGCCGGCCACGGCGGACTCGATCGCCCGTACCGCAGGGCTGACACCGGCGGAGACCTCCGCCGCCCTCGGCCTGCTCGAGCTCGAGGGGTTCGTCCGGCGGGGCCCGCAGGGGTGGTCGCTGCCGCCACGGCGCGGCGCGCCGCGTTGA
- a CDS encoding YraN family protein produces the protein MRRKDALGRYGEDVAARHLEAEGFVVLERNWRCDQGEVDILARDGDVLVVCEVKTRSSLSHGSPFEAVTERKLHRLERLGIRWMRERGVRPRSMRVDVVAVLRPASGRTVVQHTRGLS, from the coding sequence GTGCGGCGCAAGGACGCGCTGGGCCGCTACGGCGAGGACGTCGCCGCCCGCCACCTCGAGGCGGAGGGCTTCGTCGTGCTCGAGCGCAACTGGCGCTGCGACCAGGGCGAGGTCGACATCCTCGCCCGCGACGGCGACGTGCTCGTGGTGTGCGAGGTCAAGACGCGCAGCAGCCTGAGCCACGGCTCGCCGTTCGAGGCGGTGACCGAGCGCAAGCTGCACCGGCTCGAGCGGCTGGGCATCCGCTGGATGCGCGAGCGCGGCGTGCGGCCGCGGTCGATGCGCGTCGACGTCGTCGCGGTGCTGCGGCCCGCGTCGGGGCGCACGGTCGTGCAGCACACGCGGGGCCTGTCGTGA
- a CDS encoding DUF2469 family protein, producing the protein MSAEDLERYETEIELGLYREYRDVVGLFSYVVETERRFYLTNSVDVQVRTGDGGEVWFEVRMSDAWVWDMYRQARFVKNVRVLTFKDVNVEELAKPDLQIPDGGR; encoded by the coding sequence ATGTCGGCGGAGGACCTCGAGCGCTACGAGACCGAGATCGAGCTCGGCCTCTACCGCGAGTACCGCGACGTCGTCGGGCTGTTCTCCTACGTCGTGGAGACCGAGCGGCGCTTCTATCTCACCAACTCCGTCGACGTGCAGGTGCGCACCGGCGACGGCGGCGAGGTGTGGTTCGAGGTGCGGATGTCCGACGCCTGGGTCTGGGACATGTACCGGCAGGCCCGGTTCGTGAAGAACGTGCGGGTGCTCACGTTCAAGGACGTCAACGTCGAGGAGCTCGCCAAGCCCGACCTGCAGATCCCCGACGGCGGTCGCTGA